ACAACTTTTGACGGACTTGGATCAATTAAAGAAATAACTGAACGTATCAAAGCCAGCTTATAATAAAGTGTACAAAATAACAATGGCTAAATTAAACAACAAATCATACACAAAAACGCTATAAAACATTAAAAAAATTATGAAGAGATTTTTAATTATACTTTTTATCATTCCACTTTTATCAATGAATATTAAAAATGATAAAGCAAAATTTATTGGAAAATGGATTGGAGAAGCTAAAAAGGAAATAGGATTCTTAAATTTTGATTCGGAGGGCTATGCCTATTTCGAAATAGATGGAGAAATATTAGGTGGAAAAGATTTTGTTAAAAATGGAAAAAGAGGAAGTATGACTTATGAAATAAATAACAAAACACAACCTATCCAAGTAGATCTAATACTTACAATGTTTGAGAGTAAAGAACAAAAGAAACTACTCTGCATCTCAAATTTTATTGATGATGACACCATGGAATTTGCTATTGGATTTGGAGGAATACGACCGACCGAATTTAATTCTGAGAACACCATAATTTTGAAACGTCAAAAATAAAAACAGATAAAGAGAAATACTAATTATTACAACCCCTCTTATTCTGGAAAAGGAACACAATGTGAAATATTAAAGCGTGAATTAAATTTTAATCATATTCCTACAGGTGATAGATACCGACTTGAAAAAGAAAATCAACATATTAATAAGTTTGACTCTCATTGTTTTTTGTTCGTGTAAAAAACAACATGAAACTCCAAAAAATGATGTTAAAGCCGCATTAGAAGAGCGATATTTTTTTGATTGTAAAAAGAAAACAATAAATGGAACTCTTTTTGAAGCTTGTATAAAAAGACCAGGCAATTTTACTGTAGTGAACGCTAAAGGAGAAACTGTTTATCAAAATAAGGAAAACCCCTTTGATTTTGAATTTTCAGACTTTAATGGTGACGGATACTCTGACATAAAAATGAATTATGTATCCAATACTCCTGGACTTCAAGAGTTGTTATTATTCGATAAAGAATCCAATAGTTTTGTAGAGGTACAATCATTTAACAAGTTTCCTAATTCAAAAAGAATACAAGAAACCGAGTTTTACTATTCATATAGAGGTGCTGGTTGTGCTGATTATGACTGGAAGAGTGAACTTTTTAAAATAACAGAAAGCCAAATAACAGTATATGGAATTATTAAAGGATTCAGTTGTTTAGAAAATGAAACCAATGGTATATATATTTATAAGATTATCGATTCTGAAAAGAAGCTTTTAAAATATATAAAAAGAGACCATGGCAACTGGAATAAAAAATGGGATTTTATAGAAAAATACTGGACCGAAAACCTCACCAAATTTGAATAGAAAACGTTATCTAACTGTTACTATAATTTAAAAATGAAAAAGAAACTTTACATAATACTTTTAACCTTTGGTCTTTCTTCTTGTGTAAAAGGCGAGTTATTTGATTCAAAAAAATCAAAATCATATTTCATTAAAAACAATAATATTTATTATTCGCCGAATGGTAATTGGTTTGAATTAGGATACAATAAGTCTGAAGCTGACAGTAAAACATTTGAGATACTTTCTGAACACATATCAAAAGATTCTAAATCAATATATTTTAAATATCACACACAACATCATATAGATTATTCTTCTTTTAAGATAACTTCCAGTGGAATCATTAAAGATAAAAACAATGTTTATGAACATGGAATTGACCGTCTGAATCCAGTTGACATTGTTGGAATTGACGTTGAAACATTCCAGTATTTACAAAAAAACAAATCGAGTAAATATTCTTGGACAAAAGATAAAAACAACTATTATTTCAAAGGAGAAAAATTGAATGTTGATTATAACAGTCTAAAATTTTTAAACGATGATTTCTTTTATGATAAAGAAAACCTTTATTCTGATTTAAATGACTGGAAAATAATTACAATTTCTAAAATAGAATCGTTACCTAAAAAAATCAATGAAAAATATATTTTATCGAACAACACGCTCTATTACGTAGGGTATGACAAGGATCGTCGAATTTCTTTGTTTTCGGAAAAAATAGAAACTTATGAAAAGCTATATTCAATTTCTAAAAATGTAGTTTTAATAGACACAACTGTTTTTGAATTTGGGACTAAATATGAACCTTTAAACCCTAAAACTTTAAAAAAAGTTAACATAGATTATAATAGTTTTGAATCTGTATATGAATCTCATTCAAAAAATAGATTTAATTATTATAAAGATGATCAAAATGTCTATTTTAACAATTTAATAATAATTCACGCAAACCCTAAAACATTTCAAGTATTAGATTATTGTTTTTCTAAAGACGATAGATATGTATTTTATAATTCAAACATATTAAAAGGTGCCGATCCTAAGACTTTCAAAAAAAACAATTATGGTCTTACTTGGAAAGATGATTTTGGAAATGAATTTGATTATCGTGGGAATAGAATTTCTCAAAAAAAATAATAGACCACAAGACCTATAATTAATTTCGATTGGCTTTTTACAACAGCAGAAAACCAAATAACAGTATACGGAATTATTAAAGCATTAAGTTGTTTAGAAAATGAAAAACACAATTCAATGATTCCAACAGACAGCGAATTTACAAGACTCTATTTCATTTATGGAATCACGTTAATCTTGATTTTATGCGGACTAATATTCAAATCAAACAAGAAAGAATATTGGTGTCATTTTATATGTTATGCTTTGTACACCGCATTTATGGCCTATGTTTTTAGTGATGAAGAAAATTTTAGTGGTGGAGGTTCTTTAGTAGTCTTATTTTATGGTTTAGCCTTTCCTGTTGTACATTTTATTATCTATGGAATTATACGATTAATAAAATCTGTACTACCCAAAAGAACCAGCAAAAGCAAGGAATAATCACCTACTTCTTCTCACCTACTAAAACAACTCAACTCAAAACAACTTCTTCTAAATGAAAACCGTAGTAAAACCATTCGTACTATGTGGTTTCCCGTAAGATTCTTTATTGTTATTCTTTTACATTCGAAACTTCTAAAAAACACCTATAGTTCCGTTAATACTTCCAAATGGGCTGTATAAGCGAACAAAAGACACGTA
The sequence above is a segment of the Tenacibaculum sp. 190130A14a genome. Coding sequences within it:
- a CDS encoding DKNYY domain-containing protein translates to MKKKLYIILLTFGLSSCVKGELFDSKKSKSYFIKNNNIYYSPNGNWFELGYNKSEADSKTFEILSEHISKDSKSIYFKYHTQHHIDYSSFKITSSGIIKDKNNVYEHGIDRLNPVDIVGIDVETFQYLQKNKSSKYSWTKDKNNYYFKGEKLNVDYNSLKFLNDDFFYDKENLYSDLNDWKIITISKIESLPKKINEKYILSNNTLYYVGYDKDRRISLFSEKIETYEKLYSISKNVVLIDTTVFEFGTKYEPLNPKTLKKVNIDYNSFESVYESHSKNRFNYYKDDQNVYFNNLIIIHANPKTFQVLDYCFSKDDRYVFYNSNILKGADPKTFKKNNYGLTWKDDFGNEFDYRGNRISQKK